TGCGCAGAACGCGGTAATCGACGCTGACCGCTGATGCGTGAAAGAGCCGGATGTATTTGCCGCTCAGCTCCAGCTCGCAGGAAAAAGGCAGCGTGCGCAAATAGTCGAGCCTTTCCTGCCCGAGCCGCTCCGCCTGCCATTGTCCGGCCGGCTTGTCCTGCGGACGGTTGATGCCGAGGTCCCAGTTTCCTTGAACGGTCACTTCGCACAGCTCCCTGATCCGGTCGACGACTTCCGCAGGCTGGGGCCCCTTGCCTACAAGATCGCCCAGGCACAATATGCGCTTGATCCGGCGCTGGCGGATGTTTCGGACAACCGCCTCGAGGGCGGTCAAATTTCCGTGAATATCGGAGATGACGGCAATTTTGTCCATGTCAAACATTCTCCTTTACGGCTTTGGCTTGTATACCACATTATACCACTTCCGCACGGATCTTACCTACTATTTAGAGACTGTCGATTGATCGGTGGACGGACCATGGAATTGATTTCGAAGCTATCGCCTTATCCCGTTTAATCGAAAGTCTCATGTATACAGCTGTTTCTTTGCGGTTTTCTTAAATTGTTCTCTCCATTTCCCGCCCACCGGCATACCATATTCCATATGAAAAAGATGGGGATGAATATATGTATGCCGGAATCAAGCAGGCCGCCGACAGGCAGCGGAACGCCCATAGATGTGATTATTCCCGCGATCGAGAAAGATCTCGGCACGCTTCCTTTTGTCATTGACGGAGTGAGAAAGCAGGTCAAGCATCCCATCCATCGCATTTTCATCGTCTCGCCGAACAGCGAAAAAATAAAATCGTTATGTGCCCGAAAGGGCTGCATCTTCGTTGACGAAACGAGGGTGCTGCCGATAACGAAAAAGCATATCCGCTACGGGACGAAGAAATGGAACCGCTCGGGATGGCTCTACCAGCAGCTGCTCAAGCTAAGCGGGGACAGGATCTCCACGCAGCGTTATTTTCTCGTTATCGACGCCGACACCGTATTGATTCGCCCGCACATTTTCCGTTCGGGAGATAAAACCGTGTTTTATTACCGGGACTGGAGCCAGCCCGAATATTATCGGACGTACGCCAAGCTGATGGGAAGGAAGAAGTCGTCACGCCGTTCGTTTGTGGCGCACTACATGCTGTTCGACAAAACGAAGCTGGCCCGGCTAAAAAGGGACATCGAGGAGCGCCACCAGGAGGCATGGTACTCCGCGATCATCCGCAGCATCGACAAAACGAAGCAGTTCGGTTTTTCCGAATTTGAAACCTACGGCAATTATCTTCATACGCGGGATCCGGGCGGCATCGTCTTTCGCAAATGCCTGAACAAAAGCTTGAGCACCAGCGCATCCGCGATATCC
The window above is part of the Paenibacillus hamazuiensis genome. Proteins encoded here:
- a CDS encoding metallophosphoesterase family protein produces the protein MDKIAVISDIHGNLTALEAVVRNIRQRRIKRILCLGDLVGKGPQPAEVVDRIRELCEVTVQGNWDLGINRPQDKPAGQWQAERLGQERLDYLRTLPFSCELELSGKYIRLFHASAVSVDYRVLRKADKKEKRAMFELTDRIEAMYPERTPDVVIYGDIHIPFMQMLNAKPRTGLTLWNVGSVGLPYDGIAEACYGIIEGKTGPDPAPFGLQLVRVPYDIGQAIRVAEEAELPQLERYRTELETGLEFE
- a CDS encoding DUF6492 family protein; protein product: MPESSRPPTGSGTPIDVIIPAIEKDLGTLPFVIDGVRKQVKHPIHRIFIVSPNSEKIKSLCARKGCIFVDETRVLPITKKHIRYGTKKWNRSGWLYQQLLKLSGDRISTQRYFLVIDADTVLIRPHIFRSGDKTVFYYRDWSQPEYYRTYAKLMGRKKSSRRSFVAHYMLFDKTKLARLKRDIEERHQEAWYSAIIRSIDKTKQFGFSEFETYGNYLHTRDPGGIVFRKCLNKSLSTSASAISEARAKTLAKKYRSLSFHKRKIYARGAFG